A window of Cryptomeria japonica chromosome 3, Sugi_1.0, whole genome shotgun sequence contains these coding sequences:
- the LOC131066000 gene encoding adenosylhomocysteinase yields the protein MALLVEKTVTGIEYKVKDLSQADFGRMELDLAEVEMPGLMACRVEFGPSQPFKGARITGSLHMTIQTAVLIETLTALGAEVRWCSCNIFSTQDHAAAAIARDSAAVFAWKGETLQEYWWCTERALDWGPGGGPDLIVDDGGDATLLIHEGVKAEEEFAKTGKIPDPSSTTNPEFQIVLGLIKDSLKEDPLKYHKMKDRLVGVSEETTTGVHRLYQMQANGSLLFPAINVNDSVTKSKFDNLYGCRHSLPDGLMRATDVMIAGKVAVVCGYGDVGKGCAAAMKAAGARVIVTEIDPICALQALMEGIPVLTLEDVVSTADIFVTTTGNKDIIMVDDMRKMKNNAIVCNIGHFDNEIDMHGLETYPGVKKITIKPQTDRWVFPETNSGIIVLAEGRLMNLGCATGHPSFVMSCSFTNQVIAQLELWNERKTGKYEKKVYVLPKHLDEKVAALHLPKLGARLTKLSPDQAAYINVPVEGPYKPVHYRY from the exons ATGGCGCTTCTTGTGGAGAAGACGGTGACGGGGATAGAGTACAAGGTGAAAGACTTGTCACAGGCTGACTTTGGTCGAATGGAGCTGGATCTGGCCGAAGTTGAAATGCCTGGCCTCATGGCTTGCAGGGTTGAGTTTGGTCCTTCTCAGCCATTCAAGGGAGCTAGAATTACTGGCTCCCTTCATATGACCATCCAGACGGCGGTTCTTATCGAGACCCTCACTGCCCTCGGAGCCGAGGTCAGATGGTGCTCCTGCAATATCTTCTCTACTCAG GACCATGCTGCAGCAGCCATTGCCCGCGACAGTGCAGCTGTGTTTGCCTGGAAGGGGGAGACACTCCAGGAATACTGGTGGTGTACAGAGAGGGCTCTGGACTGGGGTCCTGGTGGTGGCCCAGATCTGATTGTTGATGACGGGGGGGATGCCACCCTACTAATTCACGAGGGGGTCAAGGCTGAGGAAGAGTTTGCGAAGACTGGCAAGATTCCTGATCCTTCTTCAACTACCAATCCCGAGTTTCAGATTGTTTTGGGATTGATCAAGGATAGTCTCAAGGAGGACCCCTTGAAGTATCACAAAATGAAGGACAGGTTGGTTGGTGTATCTGAGGAGACTACTACAGGGGTGCACAGACTCTATCAGATGCAGGCTAATGGATCTCTCCTGTTCCCTGCTATTAATGTTAATGACTCTGTTACGAAGAGCAAG TTCGATAACTTGTATGGTTGCAGGCACTCACTTCCAGATGGTTTGATGAGAGCCACTGATGTGATGATTGCTGGCAAGGTTGCTGTTGTGTGTGGATATGGAGATGTTGGTAAGGGTTGTGCTGCTGCCATGAAGGCTGCTGGAGCTAGAGTCATTGTGACAGAGATTGACCCAATTTGTGCTCTGCAAGCCCTTATGGAAGGTATCCCTGTTCTTACTCTAGAAGATGTAGTGAGCACTGCAGATATCTTTGTTACAACAACAGGAAATAAGGATATTATTATGGTGGATGACATGAGGAAGATGAAGAACAATGCTATTGTTTGCAACATTGGTCATTTTGACAATGAGATTGACATGCATGGTCTTGAAACCTACCCTGGTgttaagaagataacaatcaagccTCAGACAGACCGATGGGTGTTCCCTGAAACAAACAGTGGTATCATTGTCCTTGCCGAGGGGCGTCTCATGAACTTGGGTTGTGCTACTGGCCACCCAAGTTTTGTCATGTCTTGCTCATTCACAAACCAG GTTATTGCACAGCTGGAGCTTTGGAATGAGAGAAAAACAGGCAAGTATGAGAAGAAGGTATATGTGCTGCCCAAGCATCTGGATGAGAAGGTAGCTGCTCTACATTTGCCCAAGTTGGGTGCCAGACTTACAAAGCTTTCTCCAGACCAGGCTGCATACATTAATGTTCCCGTGGAGGGTCCTTACAAGCCTGTTCACTACCGATACTGA